A stretch of Paenibacillus mucilaginosus 3016 DNA encodes these proteins:
- a CDS encoding sugar ABC transporter substrate-binding protein: MSLNCSRKVWFRSATAVLLACSLSGCSLNGSGSSGGHTAGTPVPEQTGPHSAGPAEAADLIPEAGASLTIWEEKSEFDFLQPALNAFEAKFGVPVTVEEVPSPDQANKLANDGPANLAADVVLLPHDRLGDVASANLVLPNDVLEERTRQTKLDTAVKAVTFDGILYGYPKSIETYALYYNKDLVKQAPPHLGGDCRVRTHIQ; encoded by the coding sequence ATGAGTTTGAATTGTTCACGCAAGGTGTGGTTCCGTAGTGCCACGGCCGTTCTTCTCGCATGCTCGCTGTCCGGCTGCAGTCTGAACGGCAGCGGCTCCTCCGGCGGTCATACCGCCGGCACCCCTGTCCCGGAGCAAACCGGGCCGCATAGCGCGGGGCCTGCCGAAGCGGCAGACCTCATCCCTGAAGCGGGGGCATCGCTGACGATCTGGGAAGAGAAGTCGGAATTCGACTTCCTGCAGCCGGCACTGAATGCGTTTGAAGCGAAGTTCGGTGTCCCCGTTACCGTGGAGGAAGTCCCCTCGCCCGACCAGGCCAACAAGCTGGCCAACGACGGTCCGGCCAACCTGGCGGCTGATGTTGTGCTGCTGCCGCATGACCGGCTGGGCGATGTGGCCAGCGCCAACCTGGTTCTTCCCAATGATGTGCTTGAAGAGAGAACCCGTCAGACGAAGCTTGATACTGCCGTGAAAGCGGTTACCTTCGATGGCATCCTCTACGGCTACCCCAAATCCATAGAGACGTACGCGCTTTACTACAACAAAGATCTTGTGAAGCAGGCCCCCCCGCACCTGGGAGGAGATTGCCGAGTTCGCACGCACATTCAATGA